The segment TTGGCAATACAGCAGGAATCTGCTCAGTACCATCGTAGTTGTCTACGTAATCAACCGTTTCTTTATCTAAATCAGCCAACAGTTCATGGGCTATTTTAGCCATACGAACTTCGGTATAACGCATTGCCGCAGCAGAGTCGCCATCGATAGAACCGAAGTTACCTTGACCATCCGCTAGCATATAGCGCAGTGAGAACGGCTGTGCCATACGTACGATAGTATCGTATACAGCACTGTCACCATGTGGGTGATATTTACCGATTACGTCACCTACCACACGGGCAGATTTCTTATATGGTTTATTCCAATCGTTGCCCAATACGTTCATAGCAAATAGAACGCGGCGGTGTACTGGTTTTAGACCATCACGCACATCTGGAAGAGCACGACCAACGATAACTGACATCGCATAGTCTAGGTATGAACCTCGAAGCTCATCTTCAATGTTTACGGGCGTGATCTCTTTAGCTAGATCGCTCATAGAGCCTTTATCCCTCTATAGTTTGATCGGTATATCCAGACAGTGAACTATTACTATAAATAAGCCGAATAGACACTGTTTTCCAATTTCCAGATATTATTGATACTTATAAGGTGAAAAAATATAACACAACTTATAACGGTTCGGCATAACTTTCATTGCCCTTTTATCAGGTTGTGATGTTTGTTGCCTCTAAAATGTGGAGAAATTACACACTTCTCCCATATCCAACTGATAAATGGTTAATTTTTACCCATATATTTACTAAACAATCAATTCTTGTTTAAACAAATAGAGAACAACTGGTTTGATTTACTCATAACGTTATAATGCCAACGTAACCACGGATGAGTATTAAAGGCAAATTCACTATGACGACAACTCAAAATCAAAACGTCGACCCTAACGAAATAAAAAAATTCGAGGACATGGCCTCTCGTTGGTGGGATCTAGAAGGCGAATTCAAACCTCTTCACCAGATTAACCCTCTTCGTCTCAATTATGTTCTCGACAAAGCGGATGGTCTTTTCGGCAAGAAAGTGTTGGACGTGGGCTGCGGTGGTGGCATTTTAGCGGAAAGCATGGCTCGCGAAGGTGCGGAAGTTACGGGCTTAGATATGGGCAAAGAACCGTTGGAAGTCGCTCGTCTCCACGCGTTAGAAACTGGAACTAAGCTCACTTATATCCAGAGTACAATCGAAGACCACGCAAAAGAAAACCCACAAACCTATGATGTGGTGACTTGTATGGAAATGCTGGAACACGTTCCAGACCCGTTTTCCGTAGTTAAGTCTTGTGCTGCATTGGTCAAACCGAACGGTCACGTCTTCTTCTCTACCTTGAACCGCAACATTAAATCGTATCTTTTTGCCATTGTTGGTGCTGAGAAGCTAATGAAGATTGTCCCTGAAGGTACTCACGACCACGAGAAGTTCATTCGTCCTTCTGAGCTGCTTAAAATGGTCGATCAAACACACCTTAAAGAACAAGGTATCACTGGTTTACTTTACAACCCGCTGACTGACACATATCGCTTAGGGAAAAATGTTGATGTGAACTATATCGTTCACACGCGTTTGTTCTGATCACAAAGTTGAGGGTTTTTTAACCCTCAACTACTTCGAGAAACATTTCATTTTTATGCACGATTTTCGTGCATTCTGTTCCATTTTGAATCAACTAAATTTGGCTCGAATTTTTAGTTAAAGATCAAGGAAATTTTTTTTTGATCGGTTACGAATAAACCAATCTTGAAAGCTCGATTTTTTACAATCAACTCTGTTCTTAGATCATCAGTTAGTGGCTACTAACGTTTTTTTTCATTTTCAAAGTTATCCACAAAGTTTCCCCTAAACTGTAACTTGCATTAAAGGGGTTATAGCACTATGTTGTAACTCGAACACTGATGCACCCCTATATGTAGTGTCTAAGCCACTAGATATAGGACGAGCATAATCACAAAACCGTTAATAATTTTACAAGAATTACATATAAAAACGGTTTTAATCAGTTTTGTTAGGGAAATGAAGCAGAATGAACCAACAACTCACTGTCACAAAGCGTGATGGCCGCAAAGAAACTATTGATCTGGATAAGATCCACCGAGTGATCACATGGGCTGCTGAAGGTCTACAAAATGTCTCTGTATCACAAGTGGAACTTCGTGCTCACATCCAGTTCTACGATGGCATTACCACATCAGACATTCATGAAACGATTATTAAATCAGCAGCTGACCTGATCTCTGAAGAGAGCCCAGATTACCAATATTTGGCTGCGCGATTAGCGGTATTCCATCTACGCAAAAAAGCTTATGGTCAATATGAGCCACCAACACTATTAGAACATGTTTCTTCAATGGTTGAGAAAGGCAAATACGACAAGCACTTAATGGAAGATTACACGCGTGAAGATTTCATCAAGCTAGACAGCTTTATCGATCACCGTCGTGACTTAAACTTCTCTTATGCTGCTGTAAAACAGCTTGAAGGTAAGTACTTTGTACAGAACCGAGTGACAGGCCAAATTTATGAGAGTGCTCAGTTCCTTTACATTCTTGTAGCGGCATGTTTGTTTGCGAAGTATCCAAAAGACACTCGTTTGGATTACATCAAGCGTTTCTATGATGCGACGTCAACATTCAAGATTTCCTTACCTACACCAATTATGTCTGGTGTGCGTACGCCTACCCGCCAGTTCAGCTCATGTGTACTGATCGAGTGTGGCGACAGCTTAGATTCTATTAACGCAACAGCGAGCTCAATTGTTCGTTACGTTTCTCAACGCGCAGGTATTGGTATCAACGCTGGTCGTATTCGTGCATTGGGCTCAGAAATCCGTGGTGGTGAAGCTTTCCACACAGGTTGTATTCCATTCTACAAATACTTCCAAACAGCAGTGAAATGTTGTTCTCAAGGCGGTGTTCGTGGTGGCGCAGCAACGGTGTTTTACCCTCTATGGCACGGTGAAGCTCAGTCACTATTAGTTCTTAAGAACAACCGTGGTGTTGAAGAAAACCGTGTTCGTCATATGGACTACGGTGTTCAGCTAAACAAATTGATGTACCAACGATTAGTGGAAGGCGGAAACATTACTCTGTTCTCACCTTCTGACGTACCTGGACTTTACGATGCGTTCTTCCAAGATCAAGACGAATTCGAACGTCTATATGTGAAGTACGAGAACGATGCTTCGATTAAGAAGACAACCGTTAAAGCTCTTGAAATGTTCACGCTACTAATGCAAGAACGTGCTTCTACTGGTCGTATTTACATTCAGAACGTTGACCACTGTAATACTCACAGCCCGTTTGATGCGAGTGTGGCTCCAGTACGTCAATCAAACCTATGTTTGGAAATTGCCCTGCCAACCAAACCTTTAACTAATGTTGAAGATGACAATGGTGAAATTGCACTTTGTACTCTGTCTGCATTCAACCTAGGTTCGATTGAAAATCTAGACGATTTTGAAGAGCTAGCAGACCTAGTGGTTCGTGCGCTTGATGCTTTGTTAGATTATCAAGACTACCCACTACCAGCCGCTTATAAGTCAACGATGAATCGTCGTACGCTAGGCGTGGGTGTGATTAACTACGCATACTACCTAGCGAAAAATGGCGTTAAATACTCAGACGGCAGCGCAAACGCTCTAACGCACCGTACTTTTGAAGCGATGCAATACTACTTGCTAAAAGCTTCTGTACAGCTCGCGAAAGAACACGGTAAGTGTCCTTTATTTGGCGAAACAAATTACGCGAAGGGCTTGCTACCAATTGATACGTACAAACGCGACCTAGATAAAATCTGT is part of the Vibrio diazotrophicus genome and harbors:
- the nrdA gene encoding class 1a ribonucleoside-diphosphate reductase subunit alpha; protein product: MNQQLTVTKRDGRKETIDLDKIHRVITWAAEGLQNVSVSQVELRAHIQFYDGITTSDIHETIIKSAADLISEESPDYQYLAARLAVFHLRKKAYGQYEPPTLLEHVSSMVEKGKYDKHLMEDYTREDFIKLDSFIDHRRDLNFSYAAVKQLEGKYFVQNRVTGQIYESAQFLYILVAACLFAKYPKDTRLDYIKRFYDATSTFKISLPTPIMSGVRTPTRQFSSCVLIECGDSLDSINATASSIVRYVSQRAGIGINAGRIRALGSEIRGGEAFHTGCIPFYKYFQTAVKCCSQGGVRGGAATVFYPLWHGEAQSLLVLKNNRGVEENRVRHMDYGVQLNKLMYQRLVEGGNITLFSPSDVPGLYDAFFQDQDEFERLYVKYENDASIKKTTVKALEMFTLLMQERASTGRIYIQNVDHCNTHSPFDASVAPVRQSNLCLEIALPTKPLTNVEDDNGEIALCTLSAFNLGSIENLDDFEELADLVVRALDALLDYQDYPLPAAYKSTMNRRTLGVGVINYAYYLAKNGVKYSDGSANALTHRTFEAMQYYLLKASVQLAKEHGKCPLFGETNYAKGLLPIDTYKRDLDKICDEELHYDWDALRTEILEHGLRNSTLTALMPSETSSQISNATNGIEPPRGYVSVKASKDGILKQVVPEFLKYKENYELLWNIGSNDGYLHLVGIMQKFVDQAISANTNYDPSNFESGKVPMKKLLQDLLTAYKFGVKTLYYHNTRDGAKDDQKDVVQPQDDDCAGGGCKI
- the ubiG gene encoding bifunctional 2-polyprenyl-6-hydroxyphenol methylase/3-demethylubiquinol 3-O-methyltransferase UbiG yields the protein MTTTQNQNVDPNEIKKFEDMASRWWDLEGEFKPLHQINPLRLNYVLDKADGLFGKKVLDVGCGGGILAESMAREGAEVTGLDMGKEPLEVARLHALETGTKLTYIQSTIEDHAKENPQTYDVVTCMEMLEHVPDPFSVVKSCAALVKPNGHVFFSTLNRNIKSYLFAIVGAEKLMKIVPEGTHDHEKFIRPSELLKMVDQTHLKEQGITGLLYNPLTDTYRLGKNVDVNYIVHTRLF